In Cicer arietinum cultivar CDC Frontier isolate Library 1 chromosome 7, Cicar.CDCFrontier_v2.0, whole genome shotgun sequence, the genomic window ttattttacaattatttataataaatttataatttataaattattttacaatttgataataatttgtaatttatattattatcaaattattttataagttattttataataaatttataaattattttataatattattttgtaatattattaGTGATTTAccaatgataataatttatattattagtcattaaattcaatggaaaaaaaccacctaatcactcataaatatcatcATAAATTCTCTTTATCTAATATCAtttcatgaacaattatattattccatttatggtgagtaatgattttatatgttaaaaattcaattactcattaatgtcaatctatttttttagtaacattttataaaataaaaatatatattctatttgacagaaaatacacaaatttattaaaaataatcataaaatacgagtatatgaaaaattattaaaaaagttacttccaattataatatatatgaatatatttaaaaaatatactgAACAAAAGTTTACGATATAtgtattctgaaaaaatatgttaatactaaactttcattaattaaattatatatttataattgaatgctattttttattttaattttccttattataatgataatttgaatgttaaaaaataaatgaaaaattaagtattgcataaaattaaattattccttaatagaatttatttttggtatatatcaacataactataatttaactattatatatatttatcatcatattTCATCCACGTATACAAATATTTCTTACATTAGTCAAaaaaagctgatgtgtaccTGTTGAGAGTATGCTCTCCTCCTTCAACAACTTCTTTGATCTGTTCAATCTTTATTTCTGCTTCTCCTCTTCCTTCTACAATTTCTataatacctccaaaatctatttgatactattattttataataaatttataaattataaaattattttacaattatttataataaatttataatttataaattattttacaatttaataataatttataatttataatttatattattataaaattattttataagttaacttatattaaatttataaattattttataatattattagtcatttatccacggtaataatttatattattagtcattaaattcaatggaaaaaaatcacctaatcactcataaatatcgtcATAAATGCTATTTATCTAATCATCCTTTaattaacaattatattattccacttatggtgagtaatgattttatacattaaaaattcaattactcattaatgtcaatccatttataattactttcaattaatgtcaatccatttttttagtaacattttataaaataaaaatatatattttatttgacagaaaatacacaaatttattaaaaataatcttaaaatacgaatatatgaaaaattattaaaaaattttacttccaattataatatatatgaatatattaaaaaatataatgaacaaaaNNNNNNNNNNNNNNNNNNNNNNNNNNNNNNNNNNNNNNNNNNNNNNNNNNNNNNNNNNNNNNNNNNNNNNNNNNNNNNNNNNNNNNNNNNNNNNNNNNNNNNNNNNNNNNNNNNNNNNNNNNNNNNNNNNNNNNNNNNNNNNNNNNNNNNNNNNNNNNNNNNNNNNNNNNNNNNNNNNNNNNNNNNNNNNNNNNNNNNNNNNNNNNNNNNNNNNNNNNNNNNNNNNNNNNNNNNNNNNNNNNNNNNNNNNNNNNNNNNNNNNNNNNNNNNNNNNNNNNNNNNNNNNNNNNNNNNNNNNNNNNNNNNNNNNNNNNNNNNNNNNNNNNNNNNNNNNNNNNNNNNNNNNNNNNNNNNNNNNNNNNNNNNNNNNNNNNNNNNNNNNNNNNNNNNNNNNNNNNNNNNNNNNNNNNNNNNNNNNNNNNNNNNNNNNNNNNNNNNNNNNNNNNNNNNNNNNNNNNNNNNNNNNNNNNNNNNNNNNNNNNNNNNNNNNNNNNNNNNNNNNNNNNNNNNNNNNNNNNNNNNNNNNNNNNNNNNNNNNNNNNNNNNNNNNNNNNNNNNNNNNNNNNNNNNNNNNNNNNNNNNNNNNNNNNNNNNNacttgaatgttaaaaaataaatgaaaaattaagtattgcataaaattaaattattttttaatataatttatttttggtacatatcaacataactataattcaattgtacaaacaattagttaaaacttttaaatatctaaaattaatttaaagtttatgtaaatctttaataaaataaatttcaaactcttgatgaagtaaattcaataattttttttacaacaacttctcattctcgcaattaaaacaccacactaataaaacaaataaatttagactacgctacaatataatttaacattaacatttttttttaaaataaaaaatattaaatagtcaatcatatttttaaatttttacatcttatttttgggtttgtattttatattttatttcatcaaataaatacaagtaccattatatgttgaaaaataaattgacaatcaaagtacaatgagtcaaacaataaattgacaatcaaaATACAagtatcatacgaattttacaaaatattttaaaaattaaattagatgattgtgataaacatgattttccctcattttaattttcctaatcatattcaactattacaaatcaataaagtaatattataagataactatatttataatacataaaatattacttataaaattaattaatatctgCGCAACGCGCGGGCCATAATCTAGttatctattataataattaaaacagaaCCCTCCAAAATTCCTATGTCACGTCCTCTAATATTTGTCAACTCACCAAAATTCatgttttgtttcttcaatATATAATGCAAACCTTTTCACTTGCCCAActacaattatttcatacattatataatttcagTTTTAACTTATCACTCAATGATTTatcaatacacttaaaaaactctaattactcatcaaaactttcatttcaataactcatacaaaaaaattacaaacatccaatatcttcaaatcatcACAATGCAAGTTCGACTACATACACACATAAAGATCTATGTCACATTATCTATACTACATTATTGTGACACACCCTTAATTCACATActttaataatattgttttttattgtcaattattgttcacaatcatatatcaatattatttcaTAGGAAATGAGTTTTTTTCCCTATGTTGAATGTGTCTcccataatattttttctttttataattaaaaaaacacaacataattgaaaaaaaatgaataatattaaatatttggaaatGAATAATTTCTAACTATTTCATTATTGACTCGAAATTttctatgtcttaaacattcacaaacttttcttgcatataattttttttcaaccactcttgAAATTCATTTaccgtgtcaaataattatttgaacaatTCCAATGCACACACAAAtgaattgtttcaatattttagatttaacaaactatcactcacgaatgaatattataatatatcacaaaacaCACAATACTATTTCGTGCATGCTTTGATCGACAAAATTATAatgaacatataaaattgaaaacgtgaaaaagtacataaatttataaatcgaatgtttcaaaactaatataaattatataaaatgaagaaaaattatagctaaatgtataattttaacaataaagaaatacataactatttaacaaatatattattagaagaaccaCTTCAATGAAATCAAAAAGCTTGAATAAACTAAttccacatttaaatatattttgtatgaattgtattagtcaacaatgttttactttttcttttgtactaaagcaaacctaggttatatataattattcaaaatctATGTCTTAAATATTCACAAACTATTCTtgcctataattttttcaaCCACTATTAAGTTTTTTGaccgtgtcaaataattatttgaaaaatttcaaGGCACACACGAATTAATTGTTTCAACATTTTGaatttaacaaactatcacccatgaatgaatattataatatatctcAAAACACACAATATTATTTAGTGCATCCTTTTGCATGAATTGTATTAGTTaacaatattttactttttttttttatcaaagcaaacctaacttatatataattattcaaaaatatatttacctttaaATACATAAACACTTGAATATATTATACTCTAAAACAACATTAATGttacttttaaattacatattattgttattttatactagTAATGTATTAAATTCTACCGTGCAACTCGCGGGTTAGTAtttagtaatatattaaaacaaaccctaaaaaaaatatgttataaatCACATTCTTATATGCCATATAACACTAATTTTGCCACAACATTCAGTAGTATGACGTGGCACCTCAcgaattcatttatttttcatttcacaTTCTACTAATTCTTTGTCtatatctctataattaaaaaacaacaataaaaatataacactaATTTTGCCACATCATTCAGTAGTATGATGTGGCACCTCAagaattcattcatttttcatttcacATTCTACTAATTCTTTGTCTATatctatataattaaaaaaacaacaataaaaatataactcccattacaaacttgatttaattgataattactttttcaatttattgtatatataagtataataatattttaattatattttattaattaaaatatagcaaccataaattaccacaaaatatataaaaacataataatcacTTGAAAAATCCATGATCAAACTTATACACAAATAATTCaatgaagtttaaattaaaataaatagaaaatattaaaacacatatttaaattagcaaacctttgcaaaaaaaaaaaaaaacgaagaatatttttttttaaataagaatattaaattatacattaagtatttacaaaataatatataattaatgttaatttttcttttattagtgTTTGGATACATATTCTAATCCTTTaatacaaagaaaatatttgtctatataaattggtcatgaaaataaaaacactcatttcaaaatattaaacttatagATTGGATGAAGCATAAATCGGAGCATAGTTTCAATTAAcggtaaaaataattaaaatcaagaaGTGATTTCTTATCATTCCTAACATTATTTCGTGTTattgttgtaaaaaataatgCTTCGAGTTTATTCATTATATACAGTCTCCAAAAAcgataattaaatcaaaatatttttgaaagaaatacaTGATCTAATTAAGAATTAGTTATCGAAATTTTAAGTGGAAATAAGAtatgaaacataaaatataagaaataatagttcattcaattagtcaaaaaaagaataaagaaataatagtactcaagaaaaaaaaaataatgatcatataaaaatcaatgcTTACAAATAGATCTCAAATCAATGattgcaaaatatatatttaattttttatagaaataaagtattctataatgattgaatgtttaaaacaaaataaaatgtatattaacAATTACTCATctttttttgataatatttttagagtgaaaatcgctcattttatttaaatatttttaattgcgTATACAAACACTaattcatctttttttaatcatgttttttagagtgaaagtcattcattttattataaacttttcaattattttcGTTCTATTTATTCTTTAGTTATACAACCACTATTCTTATAAActaaaaacttataaatttgaAACATTTTTTCCGATCAGATTGATACATTTATACACCATAAATATCAccttcaaatttttataaaaatttatatataaagaatattttacaaattacacCCGCGCAACGTGCGAGTTATATTCTAGTTCACAGTaatcaatttatctctcaaagggctaTTGTCGTACCTAGCGAGCCCCATATGATTTAGAGGCTATTTGAATTGACATATCTGAACTTATCTCCTAACGTAAACATTTGTTAGAATGTTTAGGAATTAAGAAACAACTTATGATATGtttataaactgttttcaagtAACATATGTGAACAACTTATAGTTATATTATagattatatgaaaataatttgatttgattttatcttgtattttaaaaatagcttatatataagtacttaattaaattgtttatctaaataaaactttatttttcttctttcctgTAGAATATGTGTCATCATTGGAGTCACTTATCGATGCACTGGCTGTTACTAAAGTCTCACTTGTTGTCCAAGTAAGTTTGGTTAGTTGATAAGAAACATGAATTTactagttaaaataaaataatatcttctttgACATGGCATTATTGTTGTTTGTTCATAGGGATATTTTTCACCAGTTTTAAAATATGCCAGCATTCACCAGAAGAAGATTAACAATTTAATTCTCCTTAATCCACATGTACGTTTATTTTACTGGTACTTTTTCTTAACAAAAAATTTCTATTAAGAGTAACACTCCATAAAATTTCATCTAAATACCATATTGGAAAATAGATAAAGCTCTATAAGAGTAGCACTCtgcattttataaatttgttttgtaaGGATAAATTAGActcaatataaaaacaaattaaagcatGAACCCAACtaaacatatcaaaatcaattctagaatcaattttataaacaaTAGTGTCTAGTTTGTTAGCTAGCTCAAATTGAAGAATAGTGTgagaaatttattatttttcataaatctTTATATTCTCATAACGAAACGACATAATAAACTTCCCGCTCTTTGTAGGCTGGACATAATGCACAGGAAGATTGTGGTGAAGAACTTAGACAACTTATTTATggaataataagaaaaaaaaattaaggatgagaacattaatttaatatttttgagttaTACAATCATATTAATTTGCAGTCTCTAGAATATAAAGTAATTCTTATTGGAATTGAGTACACTAAACCAAATATGGCATCAACATTTTCAGAGTAAAATATTGATTCTATCGTGGTCATATGGAACCAAGTGatgaattactttttttaatttagtttttgacatatgGAGAACAATGAACGCATTATTTCATTAGGCAAGGGACATTTGGAATAGTATTTCTAGCTATTCCATGGGCATTCCTACATGCAGATGAAGTTTTCCCTCCTGGTTTAGCAGatacaatattattttgatCAAATACAATGTTGAAACAACCTAGCAAGGGTCCACAAACTAAGTTGATAGCGACATCACCAGCAGAAGTTCCTCTAAATCCTCTATATGTCACAAAGCTCACTTGCACATTTGTAGCCTAAAAATTTGCACAAAGTTCAACACATATATATCAATGGTATTAGTATATTACTATGTATATAAACCAACAAGATGTCGCTTAAGTAGCAAGagtttgatatataattttacaaagacaatttaaattttcattagAGACGgttataaaataactattagcattattttaattaataataattctttttttttaaattgttaaaaaatgacaatatataatatgaatAATATAGAGTAAAATGTGTACCTCGTCTTCAACACCATTGTAATTTTGATCTATAATTATTGGGTTCTTAACATTTTGAAGGATGATTTGGTCAAAAGTAATACGTTTTGCATAACCAGATCCGCcctacaaaaaaaattcaaatatttgaaatctagAAGTGaaagataattataaaaaaattatactttatctttttttttatctttcgtacatttaaattttattggacAATGAATCGTAAAACTTACCAATATATCTACTATGTgagtaataaattatatttttataataactttaAACATATTTAACCTTTGAGTTATACTTACGGGAACGGTCTTAATTCTAGCTCCATTTGAAGTTCCAATAAATGTGCAATTTAATACGTGAACATCTGAAACTGTATCAAGCTGTCCGTTTCTACCAAGGCTCCCAACACTGATTGATTCTTACAATACATTTTATGAGATATgtgaaaaatataaactttaaaaatacaatGTTTAATGACCAACCTTATTCCATGCCCTGGTCCACACGTAACTCGAGTAGCATTGATAAAGGAACTACCACCATTGACAGCAATACAATCATCACCTATTTAGAAGAAAtgaaactcaaaataaaattattaattattttaaagatgattgttgatatattttttttttaccttattaacatttatttttactaatgtTTAGTTAtagtttctttctttattttattttattgatgtttCCATTTTTTCATAACAATTTCAGTTTGACccactttttaaatataaataacataatctttttttaattatacttcaaaattaaaattttgatgagataaaataatataaactttaaTTACCAGATTTTATATTGGAATCTTGTATCAAGATATTAGTAGAATCAGAAATATCAAAGCCATCAGTGTTGGGACTAGTAGCAGGAGCATTAATGGATATATGAGAGAATGTTGCACGATTGCACATGTTTACGGATACATGAGATTGTGGACTATTAGAAATCCCCAAATTACGAACTATAAGATCATTGCATGCATGGAAAAATAACACCTGTATTGTTAGAAAATTATGTTACaacatttcaaaataataatttagggggattatttattatgattggATAGTAGTTCTTAAATTGtataaaagatatattattttttaaatctgtacttttttttacgaaaatttatgtgtttaatattagataaaatctatttttgttgttgttaattttaaacattaaaattattatttttaaatatttttctcttgactattatattcgttataatAAGATTATTGTTTAGAAGCATATCACAAAGTAGGTTTTTATTATAAACTAGAATAGAATTCACTTATTTTTACATTCtacatattttatatgtttaatcAAACGTagtgaaaatttcaaaagtaattatttataaaaatataataataataataataataataataataataataataataataataataataatttaccaAAGTGTTATTTTTCATCGGCAAAGGTATATTTGCACGATCCATTCACTTAATTTTTGTcttattttaccttttttataagctaaaaattattaaaaaataaaacaaaatacccATTTAATTTTTGAGAGTTTAACTGTTTCAAATAGATGAGGCCaggttttttattaaaaagaaaaaagaaaattaatataagTAGACCTATAATATCAAACttattaaaactatttatttggttatcaaattaattattaacgaGAACAAGATGAAAATATAATGAGCATATATATACCTTAGGTCGTTTGCAACTTGGACATTGCCACCAAGTAGAACCATATCCATCGATTCCTCCTTTCCCATTTCCATCAAGTGTGAGTCCATTTACATTTTGAATACTAATCCAATATGTTCCATCTAATTTCCATGCTCCTTTAGATGGTGCCACTATTTTCCCTTCAAGCTGCAATATACATATATAGAGCCAAAATAAACAACACAAATACTCCCTCCatccataaatatatataagccctcttaaaaaaaattgttcctaaatatataaatctcATTTTATACATTCTCCCCCAAATATATCTCTAAGTAATACTATTAAGTGTCTTGGCTGTGAGAATATAGAGCCGAACATCTATTACACAAAATGATATGGGTATATTAGATATattacctttttattttttttaagtatatgtGAAATTTGTCCCTTTTTATTATAATCCTTATTTCAAATTATCTCTCACAAAAATACTcttatttaacttaattatttGTGAGAATGATAGGTTTGTTTTCACTCTTTTGAGAAGATTGGTTATaagaatacaaaaattaaaataataaaattaacgcATTTCTTAATATCTGTGAATTAACTAGGTAATTAAAAGTGATAATGAAAACtctaataattttaatgaaaaatctaaTAAATCTAACAAGAAAGAATGAAAAATCTAATAAATCTaaaaatctaatgaaaaatttataaaatattattagaatatAATAATATCTAAAGAATAATTATGATGTAcatcaaacatttttaaaataaaatattatttttttaatattataattagtgCATAAAATTTATTCAGGAACGAGGGATCCTTGCTCTAACTTTGGATGTTGTTGAGCACGTCAAAAATACTCTTTTGTAATTGATTTCAGCTGAAGAAAAGGaatatttgaattcaaatttaatatataaatctgATTAGaatgttttgtttaaattatacATGATATTGTATGTTTTAATATTGCATCTCAACaacattcattttaaattataatctaaacataatttttatttttattatacatgATATTGTATGTTTTGTTTACAttgtaatatataatttatttatttatgatttatcattttaattagttaaataatttatctcatGCTTGATTCGGGATACATACTAGTTAacacataaaatttattgatgcaccattttaatagttttttaggaaaaataattcccttccaaaaaaaaatgaaaaaacagatcttttatatatatatataaacagaTCTTCATAAATGAATGCTAGATTATAGTATATATATACCTGAATGTTTATTTTAGCTTTGCAAGGAccactaaaattaattttggtgACTCTAAACGATCGTCCTGTTGGTATAACTAGTGTTGACATCCCAGCTGCTTTACATGCACTATCCCATGCACTAGCAAATGCCTACAATGTTAAGGAAGTTTTTATGTTTGACACGCAAATgtcaaaaagataaaaatatttctatattGACTCTTTAGAAAATTCTCTTTGAAAAATTATCAATTagttatatgaattatttttagaCGAAAGTtatatgaaaaaacaaaaaaacatatatacttGTGTATCATCAGCTATGCCATCTCCACGAGCACCAAATTGCATTACACTAATAAAAGCATTGTTTGTTCCTACATTCAACCTTGTACAAAAACAAGGtgaaataaaactaaaaatcaaaatataagtGAAGAAACCTAGCATGTTTGATTATAgttgaaaaaaatagaaaattaagaGTTGCTATGATGATTAGAGAATGGAGTGGGAGTTAAATAGAAACttatatggaatattttattATGCTTATTAAGGGACTAGAAGAAAAAAGTAAACGGTCAATCTTTTTAAGTATGtcttaatgattattttattttttaggttaaatatatcattatttaaatattttattgttaagtATGATACAATGTATTTACGtcaaatattttagaatcataCAAGTTTAACTTTTATTGTTAAATCaacacatattttattattgtttaggTCAAATATGTCATTAGTTAAAGTTGTATTATACAATATGACTTAAATtatataactataaaaaattattctaaaataagGGTTGACTTAACAACttgtatatttgattattttgtagaataaaaattaaagttgtatttataattgttttatagagactaaaaattatattattttataaaaattaaaattgaaatgttgaaattttatagaaactaaaaatatatatactaaatccattttttttgaacaatctaatgcttaaaaattaatattgaaatgttaaaaaataattccaGTAAAAAAACTGACACATAATTTTTGTCCTTATTTAAAGTTTAGTTTCCTAGTATATTTTTTTGGGGAAAACTAACACAACCTAATTGTGGTTTGAACTAACACTCcaagatataaaaaatgaatgttaccatatttttttttattatcccAGCTACCACTACAATAATTATAGTATTTAGTAAcacttttttaaacaatatgTATAAAGTGTTGCCTAAAAGTGGATAAGacaacattttaaatatattatcatcattatttttGCAACATTGTATAAATGtttcctaaaatatttatagaaataattttgaaaCATCTTTGTGGTAGATTTTTagtaatatatgatatatatccCCTTAGGCGTTTCTAATaacatttttcaattattatattatttttcaattattatattttctaataa contains:
- the LOC101496919 gene encoding probable polygalacturonase At3g15720, producing the protein MLGFFTYILIFSFISPCFCTRLNVGTNNAFISVMQFGARGDGIADDTQAFASAWDSACKAAGMSTLVIPTGRSFRVTKINFSGPCKAKINIQLEGKIVAPSKGAWKLDGTYWISIQNVNGLTLDGNGKGGIDGYGSTWWQCPSCKRPKVLFFHACNDLIVRNLGISNSPQSHVSVNMCNRATFSHISINAPATSPNTDGFDISDSTNILIQDSNIKSGDDCIAVNGGSSFINATRVTCGPGHGISVGSLGRNGQLDTVSDVHVLNCTFIGTSNGARIKTVPGGSGYAKRITFDQIILQNVKNPIIIDQNYNGVEDEATNVQVSFVTYRGFRGTSAGDVAINLVCGPLLGKTSSACRNAHGIARNTIPNVPCLMK